The following proteins are co-located in the Flammeovirga kamogawensis genome:
- a CDS encoding YeaH/YhbH family protein, with the protein MAIFKEFSKQKRDRSVADRQRHKDLVKDKIKKGIADVIANESIIGQNKDKKIKVPIQGIKEYRFVYGSNKSKGAAQGTGQEQKGQVIQDQNAPAQKGQGKGEAGQDPGEDIYETEITLEEAIGLMFEDLELPDMDKKKYFQTDTEVFRKLVGYQKKGIRARLSKRKTMMNRIKRMKAKGIDSTTMPEDEEVFPFHNDDLVYRRLQVDTEEHSNAVVMCLMDTSGSMDQTKKYLARSFYFMLYTFLQTRYENTEIVFIAHHTTAKEVTEDEFFHKGESGGTIISSAYQKALEIIEERYNPVLWNIYAFHCSDGDNFSSDNKKAIECATKLTEVCNLFGYGEIKPDMGYSWSTMLDEYKKIEEDNFVCLRMRSKDAVWPALKKFLNKDKTNSLMD; encoded by the coding sequence ATGGCTATTTTTAAAGAATTTAGTAAACAGAAAAGAGATCGTTCTGTAGCAGATAGGCAGCGTCATAAAGATTTAGTGAAAGATAAAATAAAGAAAGGTATTGCTGATGTAATTGCGAACGAATCTATTATTGGACAGAACAAAGACAAAAAAATAAAAGTACCAATTCAAGGTATTAAGGAGTACCGATTTGTGTATGGTTCGAATAAAAGTAAAGGAGCTGCTCAAGGAACGGGACAAGAACAAAAAGGACAAGTTATTCAAGATCAAAATGCACCAGCTCAAAAAGGACAAGGTAAGGGAGAAGCAGGACAAGACCCTGGTGAAGATATATATGAAACAGAAATAACTTTAGAAGAGGCTATTGGGTTAATGTTCGAAGACTTGGAACTTCCTGATATGGATAAAAAGAAATATTTTCAGACAGACACTGAGGTATTTCGAAAATTGGTGGGATATCAGAAAAAAGGCATTCGTGCTCGTTTATCAAAAAGAAAAACCATGATGAACAGGATTAAACGAATGAAAGCTAAAGGGATTGATAGTACCACAATGCCAGAAGACGAAGAAGTGTTTCCTTTTCATAACGATGATTTAGTTTATAGAAGACTTCAGGTAGATACAGAAGAACATTCGAATGCAGTTGTAATGTGTTTAATGGATACGTCTGGCTCAATGGATCAAACAAAGAAATATCTTGCTCGGAGTTTCTATTTTATGTTATATACCTTTTTACAAACAAGGTATGAAAACACTGAAATTGTTTTTATAGCCCATCATACAACAGCAAAAGAAGTTACCGAAGATGAGTTCTTTCATAAAGGAGAATCAGGTGGTACAATAATATCTTCAGCCTATCAAAAAGCATTAGAGATTATTGAAGAAAGGTATAACCCTGTTCTTTGGAATATTTACGCATTTCACTGTTCAGATGGAGATAATTTTTCATCTGATAATAAAAAAGCGATTGAGTGTGCTACAAAACTTACTGAGGTCTGTAATCTATTTGGGTATGGTGAGATAAAACCTGATATGGGGTATTCTTGGTCTACAATGTTAGATGAATACAAGAAAATTGAAGAAGATAATTTTGTTTGTTTAAGAATGAGATCGAAAGATGCTGTATGGCCTGCTTTAAAGAAATTTTTAAATAAGGACAAGACTAACTCTTTAATGGATTAA
- a CDS encoding SpoVR family protein, which translates to MDWTLDDLARWNDKIERIAQDCGLDYYPQEFEVCDYHDMIGYQSYVGMPSRYPHWSFGKSFEKQNTMYKLGMSGLAYEMVINSNPCLAYLMIDNPLSMQVLVMAHVYGHNDFFKNNINFSHTRAELALESFKLNADRIRSYIETPGIGYEGVERILDAAHAISFHVDRNQRIVRLSEDEQKLRHFGQLNRERAAWDDLKIDVDKEEEFIPTLSEDLILFLIEHSRFLEDWEKDILRIVRDETLYFLPQMETKIMNEGWASFWHYTILHKLNLPPAMHVDFIRSHNQVIRPHLGGLNPYHIGFTLMTHLAGKKDMFEYEINQQIFDVRTIDRDASFLRRFLTQELMEEMGLFEYNQNNGQVKVSNVSNDFKGWKEVRDTLIAQTGTGSIPIIKVKGIAPLSNTLQLQHEFDGRELELGYVNKTLAYISTLWSDFPVVLNTNVDGKEVSCEYKNGEFSVSQNEIDDE; encoded by the coding sequence ATGGACTGGACATTAGATGATTTAGCCCGTTGGAACGATAAAATAGAAAGAATTGCTCAAGATTGTGGTTTAGATTATTACCCACAGGAATTTGAAGTTTGTGATTATCATGACATGATTGGTTACCAATCATATGTTGGTATGCCCTCAAGGTATCCTCATTGGAGTTTTGGGAAATCTTTTGAAAAACAAAACACCATGTATAAGTTAGGTATGTCTGGTTTGGCCTATGAAATGGTTATTAACTCCAATCCATGCTTGGCGTATCTTATGATCGATAATCCATTATCTATGCAAGTATTGGTAATGGCACATGTATATGGACACAATGATTTTTTTAAGAATAATATTAATTTTTCGCATACAAGAGCTGAGTTAGCATTAGAATCATTTAAGTTAAATGCAGATAGAATTAGATCTTATATAGAGACACCCGGAATTGGTTATGAAGGTGTAGAGAGAATTCTTGACGCAGCACATGCTATCAGTTTTCATGTAGATAGAAACCAACGTATTGTAAGGTTGTCTGAAGACGAACAAAAGCTGAGACACTTTGGACAATTAAACAGAGAAAGAGCAGCATGGGACGATTTAAAAATTGATGTTGATAAAGAAGAAGAGTTTATTCCAACCTTATCAGAAGATTTAATATTATTTCTAATTGAACATAGCCGTTTTTTAGAAGATTGGGAAAAAGATATATTGAGAATAGTACGTGATGAAACATTGTATTTTCTCCCCCAAATGGAAACAAAAATTATGAACGAAGGATGGGCCAGTTTTTGGCATTATACAATTCTGCATAAACTTAATTTACCACCGGCAATGCATGTAGATTTTATTCGTTCACATAATCAAGTAATCCGTCCTCATTTAGGAGGATTAAACCCATATCATATAGGCTTTACGCTAATGACACATTTGGCAGGGAAAAAAGATATGTTTGAATACGAAATCAATCAACAAATATTTGACGTGAGAACTATAGATAGAGATGCTTCTTTTTTAAGACGTTTCTTGACTCAAGAATTAATGGAGGAAATGGGTCTTTTTGAATACAATCAAAATAATGGTCAAGTAAAGGTTTCTAATGTATCAAATGATTTTAAAGGTTGGAAAGAAGTAAGAGATACATTAATTGCACAAACAGGAACTGGGAGTATTCCTATTATAAAAGTGAAGGGAATTGCTCCATTATCAAATACATTGCAGTTACAACACGAGTTTGATGGTAGAGAATTAGAGTTAGGATATGTAAATAAGACATTGGCCTACATTTCAACTTTATGGTCAGATTTTCCTGTTGTTTTGAATACAAATGTAGATGGAAAAGAAGTGAGTTGTGAATATAAAAATGGAGAGTTTTCGGTTTCTCAAAATGAAATAGATGACGAGTAG
- a CDS encoding NCS2 family permease: MNNSQAENGFVERFFNIKKHGSTKRQEVIGGVTTFLTMAYIIFVNPSILGEAGMDKGALFTVTCVAALIGTLLAALWARVPFAMAPGMGLNAFFTYALVLGRGLPWETALGIVFISGITFILLTVLGVREKIVNAIPLSLRLATSAGIGLFITFIGFKNMGLVVSNPATLVGLGHLGTPTIIALLGLIFIVVLEVMKVRGGILIGIIVMTIVGMGMGEVALPSEIVSLPPSMSPIAFKLDIMSALDLAFIAPIFSFMFVDLFDSVGTIVACSYEAKMVDEKGNIPKIGRILEADSLATVIGSVLGTSTTTTYIESASGIAQGARTGLASVVTAALFAIALLFAPIVTIVPAFATAPALVMVGIYMFKNIKDIEFGDLVEGAPAFLTIILMPLTYSISNGLTFGFLSYLIIALCSGQIKRVSKVMWVIGLLSAINLYIAALA; the protein is encoded by the coding sequence ATGAATAATTCACAGGCAGAAAATGGATTTGTAGAACGTTTTTTTAATATTAAAAAACACGGTTCTACCAAACGTCAAGAAGTAATTGGAGGGGTAACTACTTTCCTTACAATGGCCTATATCATATTTGTAAATCCTAGTATTCTAGGAGAAGCAGGCATGGACAAAGGTGCATTATTTACTGTTACATGTGTGGCAGCTTTAATTGGTACTTTATTAGCTGCTTTATGGGCGAGAGTTCCTTTTGCAATGGCTCCTGGTATGGGATTAAATGCATTTTTTACGTATGCTTTAGTTCTTGGTAGAGGTTTACCATGGGAAACAGCTTTAGGTATTGTATTTATATCAGGAATTACTTTTATACTACTTACTGTTTTAGGTGTTAGGGAAAAAATTGTAAATGCAATTCCTTTATCATTGCGTTTGGCTACATCGGCTGGGATCGGTCTTTTTATTACTTTTATAGGTTTTAAAAATATGGGTCTAGTGGTTTCTAACCCTGCTACATTAGTTGGTTTAGGGCACTTAGGTACACCAACTATTATTGCTCTATTAGGATTAATCTTTATAGTTGTTTTAGAAGTAATGAAAGTTAGAGGAGGAATTCTAATTGGAATTATAGTAATGACAATTGTAGGTATGGGCATGGGTGAAGTAGCTTTACCATCAGAAATTGTTTCATTACCTCCATCTATGTCACCTATTGCTTTTAAACTAGACATTATGAGTGCATTGGATTTAGCTTTTATTGCGCCAATTTTCTCATTCATGTTTGTTGATTTATTTGATTCTGTAGGTACTATTGTTGCTTGTTCTTATGAAGCTAAAATGGTGGATGAAAAGGGCAATATTCCTAAAATTGGAAGAATATTAGAAGCTGATTCACTGGCTACAGTAATTGGTTCTGTTTTGGGAACATCTACAACAACAACATATATTGAATCTGCTTCAGGAATTGCTCAGGGTGCTAGAACTGGCTTAGCTTCTGTAGTTACAGCTGCTTTATTTGCAATAGCATTATTATTTGCTCCAATTGTAACTATTGTTCCTGCATTTGCTACTGCTCCTGCATTAGTAATGGTAGGTATTTATATGTTTAAAAATATAAAAGATATTGAGTTTGGTGATTTAGTAGAGGGAGCGCCTGCTTTCTTAACTATTATTTTAATGCCTTTAACTTACAGTATCAGTAATGGTTTAACATTTGGTTTTCTGTCTTATTTAATCATTGCATTATGTAGTGGTCAAATTAAAAGAGTATCAAAAGTAATGTGGGTTATTGGTTTATTATCTGCAATTAACTTATACATTGCTGCGTTAGCGTAA
- a CDS encoding serine protein kinase produces the protein MNAANDQNEFKKLFDSYRKSKSKEVKSISFLDYLEEVQKSSELSDLAHKRMYKSITSNGFSNLDTEKDVRLRRIFGPHTKLKSYNFFKDEFFGIEKVLQKLVRYFHSAALKGEESRQVLFLVGPVGAGKSSLIEKLKSGLEESTPFYFLEGSPMNTNPLLAIPKELRPEMESRLGVEIEGELDPVTQYILDNEYNGDFTKFKVIKREFSIRKRHGIGMVPPVDPNNQDTSVLIGSEDISKLDRYSEDDPRVLTLNGAFNVGNRGLVEFIEVFKNEIEYLHVMLTATQEKRIPAPGKHGMIYFDGVILAHSNEAEWNRFKADHTNEAILDRIVKVEVPYVLEISEEIKIYKKIINKSDFNAHIAPHSLEIASMFAILTRLKPTNKCDLLTKLKLYNGDEVTENGQSKRINVLELKEEHEDEGMSGISTRFIMKSLDNALSDTETNTIHPIAVLDALQTKLKEEPMAGDVKDGYMHILKDILYKEYLKMLEGDITKAFVHAYDEQAESLFQNYLDHVEAYVLKRKVTGQNNEELDPDVKFLESIEQQIGISGTAADGFRQDVMSYVTHILRRNGELHYSSYEPLKEAIEKKLMASVKDITRIILKAKTRDDSQKSKYNEMVNQMISMGYNEESVEAVLSFASNNLWKD, from the coding sequence ATGAATGCTGCAAATGACCAAAATGAGTTCAAAAAACTCTTTGATTCCTACCGTAAATCAAAAAGTAAAGAAGTAAAAAGTATCTCATTTTTGGATTACTTAGAAGAGGTTCAAAAATCTTCAGAATTATCAGATTTAGCCCATAAACGGATGTATAAATCAATTACATCAAATGGCTTTTCTAATCTTGATACTGAGAAAGATGTACGTTTAAGAAGGATTTTTGGACCTCATACAAAACTTAAAAGTTATAATTTTTTTAAAGATGAATTTTTCGGAATTGAAAAGGTATTACAAAAGTTAGTACGTTATTTTCATTCTGCTGCTTTAAAAGGTGAAGAAAGTAGACAAGTTCTGTTTTTAGTAGGGCCTGTTGGTGCTGGTAAATCATCATTAATAGAAAAATTAAAAAGTGGTTTAGAAGAGTCTACCCCATTTTATTTTTTAGAAGGTTCTCCAATGAATACAAACCCTTTATTGGCTATTCCAAAAGAATTACGCCCAGAAATGGAAAGTAGGTTAGGAGTAGAAATAGAAGGAGAATTAGATCCCGTTACCCAATATATTCTTGATAACGAATACAATGGTGATTTTACAAAGTTTAAAGTTATCAAAAGAGAATTTAGTATTCGAAAAAGACATGGAATTGGGATGGTCCCTCCAGTAGACCCAAATAACCAAGATACCTCTGTTTTAATTGGGTCTGAAGATATATCGAAATTAGATAGATATAGTGAAGATGATCCACGAGTGTTAACACTTAACGGTGCTTTTAATGTAGGAAATAGAGGATTAGTAGAGTTTATAGAGGTATTTAAAAATGAAATTGAATACTTACACGTAATGTTAACGGCTACTCAGGAGAAACGAATACCTGCTCCAGGTAAACATGGTATGATTTACTTTGATGGCGTAATATTAGCTCACTCTAACGAGGCAGAGTGGAACAGGTTTAAAGCAGACCATACAAATGAAGCAATCTTAGACCGTATTGTAAAAGTAGAAGTACCTTATGTATTAGAAATATCAGAAGAGATAAAAATTTACAAAAAAATAATTAATAAGTCTGATTTTAATGCACACATAGCACCGCATTCTTTAGAAATAGCCTCTATGTTTGCCATACTTACGCGATTAAAACCAACCAATAAATGTGATTTACTTACAAAACTTAAGCTGTATAATGGTGACGAAGTAACTGAAAATGGGCAATCGAAACGTATAAATGTTCTGGAGTTAAAAGAAGAACATGAAGATGAAGGAATGAGTGGTATTTCAACACGATTTATCATGAAATCATTAGATAACGCATTATCAGATACTGAAACAAATACAATACATCCAATTGCAGTTTTAGATGCACTACAAACCAAGTTAAAAGAAGAACCAATGGCAGGGGATGTAAAAGATGGTTATATGCACATCTTAAAGGATATTTTATATAAAGAATATCTTAAAATGCTAGAGGGAGATATTACTAAGGCATTTGTACATGCTTATGATGAACAAGCTGAATCATTATTTCAAAATTACTTAGACCACGTAGAAGCTTATGTGTTAAAACGTAAAGTAACTGGCCAGAATAATGAAGAACTTGATCCTGATGTGAAGTTTTTAGAATCTATTGAACAACAGATAGGAATTTCTGGGACGGCTGCAGATGGCTTTAGACAAGATGTAATGAGCTACGTGACGCATATTCTACGTCGTAATGGAGAGTTGCATTATTCTAGTTACGAACCATTGAAAGAAGCGATAGAGAAAAAATTAATGGCTTCGGTAAAAGATATTACTAGAATAATTTTAAAAGCTAAAACAAGAGATGATAGCCAAAAATCGAAATATAATGAAATGGTAAATCAAATGATAAGTATGGGCTACAATGAAGAAAGTGTAGAAGCTGTGTTATCGTTTGCATCAAATAATTTGTGGAAAGACTAA
- the nrfA gene encoding ammonia-forming cytochrome c nitrite reductase has product MSLKKIINDKPAVGWLIFALSMGVVFGLGLLASSITERRLEGEYLNAQKRPIAKLEPRNEVWGENYPREFESYYETKDTTFRSKHGGGAMIDMLEEDPRLVILWAGYGFSKDYNQGRGHAYAVEDIHNTLRTGGPLNENEGPMPATCWTCKSPDVPRLMNELGVEEFYKGKWARHGAEIVNPIGCADCHDEKSMDLKITRPALIEAFEAQGKDISKASHQEMRSLVCAQCHVEYYFDKKLPGKEGTPYLKFPWKDGMTVDDMEKYYDNINFSDWTHKLSRAPMLKTQHPDYELFTEGIHGQRGVSCADCHMPYKSEGGQKFTDHKLQSPLNNVANSCQVCHRESEGSLIKSVYERQDKIIETRNELEKMLVRAHIEAKTAWDNGATEKQMEPILKAIRHAQWRWDFTAASHGGSFHAPVEMGRIVATGMDRVLDARVKLARLLSKLGVGDVPYPNIQTKALAQKYIGMDLKKLEAEKEKFKEELLPKWIEEAQKREATYDEKFYQSK; this is encoded by the coding sequence ATGTCACTTAAAAAAATTATAAATGATAAACCTGCAGTAGGTTGGCTAATATTTGCTCTAAGTATGGGAGTAGTATTTGGCTTAGGTTTATTAGCTTCTTCAATTACAGAAAGAAGATTAGAAGGGGAGTATTTAAATGCTCAAAAAAGACCTATCGCAAAGTTAGAACCAAGAAATGAAGTTTGGGGAGAAAACTACCCAAGAGAATTTGAATCATATTACGAAACTAAAGACACTACTTTTAGAAGTAAGCACGGCGGTGGAGCTATGATTGATATGTTAGAAGAAGATCCAAGATTGGTGATTCTTTGGGCAGGTTATGGTTTCTCTAAGGATTACAACCAAGGTAGAGGTCATGCTTATGCAGTAGAAGATATTCATAATACTTTAAGAACAGGTGGTCCTTTAAACGAAAATGAAGGTCCTATGCCAGCTACTTGTTGGACTTGTAAATCTCCAGACGTTCCAAGATTAATGAACGAGTTAGGAGTAGAGGAATTCTATAAAGGAAAATGGGCACGTCATGGTGCTGAAATTGTAAACCCAATTGGGTGTGCAGATTGTCACGATGAAAAATCTATGGACTTGAAAATTACTCGTCCTGCATTAATTGAAGCTTTTGAAGCACAAGGAAAAGATATTTCTAAAGCATCTCACCAAGAAATGAGATCATTAGTTTGTGCACAATGTCACGTAGAATATTACTTTGATAAGAAGTTACCTGGTAAAGAAGGAACTCCTTACTTAAAATTCCCTTGGAAAGACGGTATGACTGTTGACGACATGGAGAAATACTACGATAACATAAACTTTAGCGATTGGACGCACAAATTATCACGTGCTCCAATGTTGAAAACTCAGCACCCAGATTACGAATTATTTACAGAAGGTATTCACGGTCAAAGAGGTGTTTCTTGTGCAGATTGTCATATGCCTTACAAATCTGAAGGAGGACAAAAATTCACAGATCATAAATTACAATCTCCTCTTAACAACGTTGCAAATTCTTGCCAAGTATGTCATAGAGAATCTGAAGGTAGCTTAATCAAGAGCGTTTACGAACGTCAAGATAAGATTATTGAAACGAGAAATGAGCTTGAAAAAATGTTAGTAAGAGCACACATCGAAGCAAAAACTGCTTGGGATAATGGTGCTACTGAAAAGCAAATGGAGCCAATCTTAAAAGCTATACGTCACGCACAATGGAGATGGGACTTTACTGCGGCATCTCATGGTGGTTCTTTCCACGCTCCTGTAGAAATGGGTAGAATTGTAGCTACTGGTATGGATAGAGTATTAGATGCTCGTGTAAAATTAGCACGTCTTCTTTCTAAATTAGGTGTTGGAGATGTTCCTTATCCTAATATCCAAACTAAAGCACTTGCTCAAAAGTACATTGGAATGGACTTGAAAAAGTTAGAAGCTGAGAAAGAGAAATTCAAGGAAGAGTTACTTCCAAAATGGATTGAAGAAGCTCAAAAACGTGAGGCAACTTACGATGA
- a CDS encoding response regulator transcription factor has translation MNKNTRFDTYLSLGNTFHFTYDCINLTISSISDNFENETGYIKNEILNNSDFHFTDSSFFDQNIENYINIYNTFIHQHITTYNDYNVFFHFPLVRKDTSISECVCEVSIDQLTTDNKIAICSASVSIIKDHFQNIGKEGISIITSIHKFSFHSICSQEELEQNIRTTQLSDREIEILFLVSNGLSNQQIADKINVSVHTVGTHKKNITAKTGTSNIMNTIKKAVMLKLI, from the coding sequence ATGAACAAGAATACTAGGTTTGATACATACCTGAGTCTTGGTAATACTTTTCACTTTACTTACGACTGCATAAACCTTACAATTTCAAGTATATCAGATAACTTTGAAAATGAAACAGGTTATATTAAAAATGAAATTCTAAATAATTCAGATTTTCATTTTACAGATAGTAGTTTCTTTGATCAAAATATTGAAAATTATATAAATATTTACAACACATTTATACATCAACATATCACTACATATAATGATTACAATGTGTTTTTTCATTTCCCTCTAGTCAGAAAAGATACTTCCATTTCAGAATGTGTTTGTGAAGTTTCAATAGATCAACTAACCACAGATAATAAGATTGCAATTTGTTCTGCTTCTGTCTCTATTATTAAAGATCATTTTCAGAATATTGGTAAAGAAGGAATTAGTATTATCACGTCAATACATAAATTTTCTTTTCATTCTATTTGTTCTCAAGAAGAGTTGGAGCAAAATATTAGAACTACTCAATTATCTGATCGTGAAATTGAGATTCTATTTTTAGTGAGTAATGGTTTGTCTAACCAACAAATAGCTGATAAAATTAATGTTAGTGTACATACTGTTGGTACGCATAAGAAAAATATTACTGCAAAAACTGGCACTTCTAATATTATGAATACAATAAAAAAAGCTGTAATGCTAAAATTGATTTAA
- a CDS encoding WG repeat-containing protein — protein MKSTITIVLLTLFLCVNNSFATKEKDKLIPVSKDNKWGYCNTSKDLVINYLFDGVEPFNDSGLAIVTVKQKKGVIDLNGEWVIKPKYSEIRQTLKDQEYIVYNTKNKAGIISGREEKLLPIKYDSIRVFDQFDTYLVYQNNSCGLYSVKERKWKIDPVYKSLVFDINNFLLIENEQGVGILDPISYSMITEPKVSHSKSRGIATTELITFDKWDDIAAIKTVNGYNLINKKGELLTQPSESQIREIDTEYYQSQGFDIADNALYISKNIIYSLEEDGTIVTTELEDHKINPHPSFEIKKVTAGSYVLFNDDEEIPLKYDSLVYFNHRVLQGISFDSETGETKHTLISLDEESLGEILVNDYESLRSYSPVLEGDKPVEWIIVMDDQNKQGVYDIDLHEFVVDIKYDQLYTPYVEEYGLLIVGNRGEKYAFYDINKQSLVTDMRYESTVGLEIELTHKILLLERKVKDGPARQVTDLYSLKDKKLTGTSINGHAISMRHQKGTVHYSNNRKGWEQNIDYQFSEFAPEHYAFMFLQDKGEGKIGIGFLDKDFNTVFPSKYATVEFVEEGNPYLKVTDFEFNEGIVKTDGSVVVPLGKYVSVGAMKDGMAPVVDQNGRSFYINEKGEEYSVND, from the coding sequence ATGAAGTCTACTATCACAATTGTACTGTTAACCCTATTTTTATGCGTAAATAATAGTTTTGCTACCAAAGAAAAAGATAAATTAATACCCGTAAGTAAAGACAATAAATGGGGATATTGTAACACTTCTAAGGATTTGGTAATCAATTATTTATTTGATGGTGTTGAGCCCTTTAATGACAGTGGACTTGCCATAGTTACTGTTAAACAGAAAAAAGGTGTAATTGATTTAAATGGTGAATGGGTAATTAAACCTAAATATTCAGAAATAAGACAAACTCTGAAAGACCAAGAATATATTGTCTATAACACTAAGAACAAAGCAGGGATTATTAGTGGTAGAGAAGAAAAATTATTACCAATAAAATATGATAGTATCCGAGTTTTTGATCAATTCGATACTTATTTGGTATATCAAAATAATAGCTGTGGATTGTATAGTGTTAAAGAAAGGAAGTGGAAGATAGATCCAGTTTACAAGTCTTTAGTTTTTGATATAAATAACTTTCTTTTGATAGAGAATGAGCAAGGTGTGGGTATTTTAGATCCAATATCATATAGTATGATAACGGAGCCAAAAGTCTCTCATTCTAAAAGTAGAGGAATTGCAACAACAGAATTAATCACTTTTGATAAATGGGATGATATAGCGGCTATAAAAACTGTAAATGGTTATAACCTTATCAATAAAAAAGGAGAATTACTTACTCAACCATCTGAAAGTCAAATTAGAGAGATTGATACTGAGTATTACCAATCGCAAGGTTTTGATATTGCAGATAATGCCCTTTATATATCTAAAAATATAATTTATTCACTAGAAGAAGATGGTACTATTGTAACAACTGAGTTAGAAGATCATAAAATAAATCCTCATCCAAGTTTTGAAATAAAAAAGGTAACAGCTGGAAGTTATGTTCTTTTTAATGACGATGAAGAAATCCCTCTTAAATACGATAGTTTAGTTTATTTTAATCATAGAGTTTTACAAGGTATATCTTTTGATTCAGAAACTGGAGAAACAAAACATACATTGATATCTTTAGATGAAGAGAGCTTAGGTGAAATTCTAGTAAATGATTATGAATCTTTGAGGAGTTATTCTCCAGTGTTAGAAGGAGACAAACCTGTAGAATGGATTATTGTAATGGATGATCAAAATAAGCAAGGGGTTTATGATATAGACTTACATGAGTTTGTTGTGGATATTAAATACGATCAACTTTATACACCTTATGTAGAAGAATATGGATTATTGATTGTTGGTAATAGAGGTGAAAAATATGCTTTTTATGATATAAATAAACAAAGCCTAGTTACTGATATGAGGTATGAATCTACTGTAGGACTTGAAATTGAACTTACACATAAAATACTTTTATTGGAACGAAAAGTGAAAGATGGGCCAGCACGTCAAGTAACTGATCTTTATTCACTAAAGGATAAAAAGTTAACTGGTACTTCTATCAATGGGCATGCAATATCTATGAGACACCAAAAAGGGACTGTGCATTACAGTAATAACCGTAAAGGCTGGGAGCAAAATATAGATTATCAATTTTCTGAGTTTGCCCCAGAACATTACGCTTTTATGTTCTTACAAGATAAAGGTGAAGGGAAAATTGGAATTGGCTTTTTGGATAAGGATTTTAATACCGTTTTTCCATCTAAATATGCAACAGTAGAATTTGTAGAAGAAGGTAACCCTTATTTAAAAGTAACAGATTTTGAATTTAACGAAGGCATTGTGAAAACAGACGGAAGTGTTGTAGTTCCGTTAGGTAAATATGTAAGTGTAGGGGCCATGAAAGATGGTATGGCACCTGTTGTAGATCAAAACGGAAGGTCGTTTTATATTAATGAAAAAGGAGAAGAGTATTCTGTAAATGATTGA
- the nrfH gene encoding cytochrome c nitrite reductase small subunit yields MGKSILRYIIPPPEWRFAAIISIGMLAGVATYTLYVSNAFSYLSDDPKACVNCHLMAPEYATWQHSSHRENASCNDCHVPQDNIFNKYFFKAKDGLYHASMFTLRLEPQVIQIKEASSDVVQANCERCHNNLNENIGLLDSNTKMAIHGEGRLCWDCHREVPHGRVKSQSSTPNARVPVKGSPTPAWLKSIMDK; encoded by the coding sequence ATGGGAAAATCGATACTACGTTACATAATTCCACCACCTGAGTGGAGATTTGCGGCTATCATTTCCATAGGTATGTTAGCTGGAGTAGCTACTTACACACTTTATGTGTCGAATGCTTTTTCGTATTTATCAGATGATCCGAAAGCGTGTGTAAACTGTCACTTAATGGCTCCAGAATATGCAACATGGCAACATAGTTCGCATAGAGAAAATGCTTCTTGTAATGATTGTCATGTTCCGCAGGACAATATTTTTAACAAGTATTTCTTTAAAGCGAAAGATGGATTATACCATGCGAGTATGTTCACATTAAGGTTGGAACCACAAGTAATTCAGATTAAAGAAGCAAGTAGCGACGTAGTACAAGCCAATTGTGAAAGATGTCACAATAATTTGAATGAAAATATTGGATTATTGGACAGCAACACAAAAATGGCGATACACGGAGAAGGTAGATTATGTTGGGATTGTCATAGGGAGGTACCTCATGGCAGAGTCAAAAGTCAATCTTCAACTCCAAATGCTCGGGTACCTGTGAAAGGAAGTCCAACACCTGCATGGTTAAAATCCATTATGGATAAATAA